TTTCCAGTTGAATAAAGAACGTTTCCGGAGCAGCCGTTTCGGCTGCCGCCGGATGATAGAGGAACGAGGAGATCAAAAATGGAATTATGTCCCTGCGGATCCGGTCAGAACTTTGAGGCCTGCTGCGAACCCTATATTACGGGTGCCCTGGCTGCACCAACGGCGGAAGCTCTGATGCGTTCCCGTTATACCGCCTATGCCCGGGTATCCATGGATTATATCTTTGATACCACCCATCCGGATCAGCGGACGGATTATGATGCGGATGGTGCCAGGCAGTGGGCGGAATCTTCTCAGTGGCACGGCCTTGAAATTCTGCACAGAGAAAAGGGGCTTGCGGAAGACAGGGAAGGTAACCTCGAGTTTGCCGCCCATTTTTCCCAGGATGACAAACGTTATGTCCACCATGAGCGGGCTTTTTTCCGTAAGGGAGAAGATGATAAGTGGTATTTTTATGATGGACAGCCTGTTACGGCAGAAACCTTCCGCAGGGAAGGTCCCAAGGTAGGCCGTAATGACTCCTGCCCCTGCGGTTCCGGTAAAAAATATAAAAAATGCTGCATTGACAGTGTCGCATGAACAAGGGGCCAGGCTCCGCCTGGCTTTTTCTCCCTGCCCCAATGACACCTTTATTTTTGAAGCCCTTGTCCATGGCAGAATATCCTTGCCGGGTTTTTTTCCGGAAGCTGTTCTTGAGGATGTGGAAACCCTGAATCAGCGGGCTTTTAAGGGCCTCTACCCCATTACCAAGCTTTCTTTTGCGGCCCTGGGTCGTTTGCGGCAGAACTATGCCCTT
The sequence above is drawn from the Desulfobotulus pelophilus genome and encodes:
- a CDS encoding YchJ family protein, which codes for MELCPCGSGQNFEACCEPYITGALAAPTAEALMRSRYTAYARVSMDYIFDTTHPDQRTDYDADGARQWAESSQWHGLEILHREKGLAEDREGNLEFAAHFSQDDKRYVHHERAFFRKGEDDKWYFYDGQPVTAETFRREGPKVGRNDSCPCGSGKKYKKCCIDSVA